The Paenibacillus amylolyticus genome contains the following window.
TTCACTGACGGATCATATTCATTTTGCCATTGATCGACATCGTCAAGGATTGCAGATCCGTAACGCCCTGTTCTGGGAGATCAAGCGCATGTACCGGAAGGAATATGCCATTGGACTCAAAGCGCTGCAGATTATTGAGGAAACGTTAGGTGTCCTGCTTCCCGAAGACGAATGCGCATTCATTGCGATGCATCTGGTTAATGCCCAGATGAACGGTGAGATGCGGGAAACGATCAGCATTACGAATATCGTTAAGGACATTCTTAATATCGTAAGACGTAGCTTTGTCATTGAGCTTGATGAAGATTCATTGAGTTATTATCGATTTTTAACTCATCTGAAGTTCTTTGCCCAACGTGTGTTGCAAGGAACGGCGATTGAAGATAAGGAAGAAGATAATCCGCTTCATGACTTGGTGAGCAAGCAGTATCCGGAAGCACATGCATGTGCGGTAAGGATCAGCGACTATACGCGTAAGATCTATAATCGGGTGTTGTCCAAGGAAGAAATACTGTATCTGACCATTCATATTGAACGCATTGTCCGAAATGAACAAACAATTGAATAAAATTGGGATTGTTACTGCTAAAAAGGCAAAACCTAAACGTTGAATAATGATAAGCTTTTCTGCTTTGTCATTATTCAGTGTTTAGGTTTTTTTTAACCTTCATTACACATAAAAGGAGCAAAACA
Protein-coding sequences here:
- a CDS encoding PRD domain-containing protein → MKIEKVLNNNVVTVIDPGGNELVVMGRGIAFKKHTGESIDESLVEKIFSLESKEVSQKLKTLLSDIPVEYVECSDEIIRYAETVLGEKLHESIYISLTDHIHFAIDRHRQGLQIRNALFWEIKRMYRKEYAIGLKALQIIEETLGVLLPEDECAFIAMHLVNAQMNGEMRETISITNIVKDILNIVRRSFVIELDEDSLSYYRFLTHLKFFAQRVLQGTAIEDKEEDNPLHDLVSKQYPEAHACAVRISDYTRKIYNRVLSKEEILYLTIHIERIVRNEQTIE